Proteins from a single region of Candidatus Woesearchaeota archaeon:
- the dnaK gene encoding molecular chaperone DnaK, protein MTTKKTTTGATIGIDLGTTFSAVAVLEGGKPVIIPNSEGTRTTPSVVHIKDEDVVVGQVARNQAITDPTRTIRSIKRKMGTNEKVTIDGKPHSPEQISAMILQKLKRDSEAYLGQEVKNAVITVPAYFNDSQRQATKNAGEIAGLNVLRIINEPTAAALAYGLDKQEQDHTILVFDFGGGTFDVSILELGDGIFEVKATSGDNYLGGDDVDECIMNDIMDRFKKSQGIDLRHDPTAMQRLKEAAEKAKIELSSKMKVEINIPFITADQHGPKHIKEELTRAHFESLIADILRRLEAPVKNALRDAQMTQGDINRVIFVGGSTRMPCVQDLVRRLTGKEGDKSVNPDEAVAIGAAIQAGVMSGDIKDILLLDVTPLSLGLETLGGVFTRLIERNTTIPTKKSQIFSTAADNQTAVTIKVGQGERSMFHDNKTLGQFDLMGIPPAPRGVPQVEVTFDIDANGIVHVSAKDLGTGKEQKIKITGSSALSEAEVKRMREEAEKYAADDERKRELIEAQNNAESVAYQTKKVLDEFKDKVDDGTRKRIEDKIAHVEKVRQGEDAAAINAAIEELNKVVGEIGAKIYQDANAAQQAAGGNAGMPGEDQVHGHAHGEKVVDAEFKEKAGHSSDKPAGKKKGKDQ, encoded by the coding sequence ATGACAACCAAAAAAACCACAACCGGCGCAACGATCGGTATTGACTTAGGTACAACTTTTTCAGCTGTTGCTGTTCTTGAAGGAGGTAAACCCGTAATTATCCCCAATTCAGAAGGAACTAGAACAACTCCTAGCGTTGTTCACATTAAAGATGAGGATGTTGTTGTAGGTCAAGTAGCTCGTAACCAAGCAATTACTGATCCTACTCGTACTATTCGTTCCATTAAACGTAAAATGGGCACAAATGAAAAAGTTACCATTGATGGAAAACCTCATAGCCCAGAACAAATTTCTGCTATGATCTTACAGAAATTAAAACGTGATTCTGAAGCTTATCTTGGTCAAGAAGTTAAAAATGCAGTTATTACTGTTCCTGCATATTTTAATGATTCTCAACGTCAAGCAACTAAGAATGCAGGAGAAATTGCAGGTTTGAATGTACTGCGCATTATTAACGAGCCAACTGCGGCTGCTCTTGCATACGGTCTTGACAAACAAGAACAAGATCATACTATCCTTGTTTTTGATTTCGGAGGAGGAACATTTGATGTTTCTATTTTGGAATTAGGGGATGGCATCTTTGAAGTTAAAGCAACCAGCGGGGATAATTACCTTGGTGGGGATGATGTTGATGAATGTATCATGAATGATATCATGGATCGTTTCAAAAAATCCCAAGGTATTGATTTACGTCACGACCCTACGGCGATGCAACGTCTTAAAGAAGCAGCAGAAAAAGCGAAAATTGAACTTTCTTCAAAAATGAAAGTTGAGATTAACATCCCTTTTATCACTGCTGATCAACATGGACCAAAACACATCAAAGAGGAATTAACCCGCGCTCATTTCGAATCTTTAATTGCGGATATTTTACGTCGATTGGAAGCTCCAGTTAAGAATGCATTACGTGATGCTCAAATGACACAAGGTGATATTAATCGTGTTATTTTTGTAGGCGGTTCAACCCGTATGCCTTGTGTTCAAGATTTAGTACGCAGACTCACTGGAAAAGAAGGCGACAAATCTGTTAACCCTGATGAAGCTGTAGCGATTGGTGCAGCAATTCAAGCAGGAGTTATGTCTGGCGATATTAAAGACATCTTGCTTCTTGACGTTACGCCTCTAAGCTTAGGTCTTGAGACTTTGGGTGGCGTATTTACTCGTTTGATAGAGAGAAATACAACCATTCCTACCAAAAAATCGCAGATCTTCTCCACTGCTGCTGACAACCAAACTGCAGTTACTATTAAAGTTGGACAAGGGGAAAGGTCTATGTTTCATGACAACAAGACTCTTGGTCAATTTGACTTAATGGGAATTCCTCCTGCTCCTCGTGGCGTTCCACAAGTTGAAGTCACATTTGATATTGATGCAAATGGTATTGTTCATGTTAGCGCAAAAGATCTTGGAACTGGTAAAGAACAAAAAATTAAGATTACTGGTTCAAGTGCATTAAGTGAAGCAGAAGTGAAACGCATGCGTGAAGAAGCAGAGAAGTATGCTGCTGACGATGAACGTAAACGTGAACTTATCGAAGCGCAAAACAATGCTGAATCTGTTGCCTATCAAACTAAGAAAGTGCTTGATGAATTTAAAGACAAAGTTGATGATGGCACACGCAAGCGCATTGAGGACAAAATTGCTCACGTTGAGAAAGTTCGTCAAGGCGAAGATGCTGCTGCTATTAATGCTGCTATCGAAGAACTCAACAAAGTGGTTGGCGAGATTGGCGCAAAGATTTACCAAGATGCAAATGCTGCGCAACAAGCTGCTGGTGGGAACGCCGGTATGCCTGGTGAAGATCAAGTTCATGGACATGCGCATGGTGAGAAAGTTGTTGACGCTGAGTTTAAAGAGAAAGCAGGTCACTCTTCTGACAAGCCAGCTGGCAAGAAGAAAGGTAAAGACCAATAG
- a CDS encoding nucleotide exchange factor GrpE, producing MSNLDQQNEPVKTENADATSTTQEAPVKDKVEELTDLLQRTQANFENYRKQVTQRITDAEQMALKKFLIELLPVLDTFHLALKNPTQKVEDVREGMELLYAQLLSALEKSGVVALDSLGAKFDPLYHQPLMKVPCDEPVDTIVEEFQKGYLLHGKVLRAARVKVSDGPGKSHPEKDLSKTKSK from the coding sequence ATGTCGAACTTAGATCAACAAAACGAACCTGTTAAAACGGAAAATGCAGATGCTACTAGCACAACGCAAGAGGCTCCTGTCAAAGATAAAGTTGAAGAACTTACCGATTTGCTTCAACGTACTCAAGCTAATTTTGAGAACTATCGTAAGCAAGTTACGCAACGTATAACTGATGCTGAACAAATGGCACTTAAAAAGTTCCTCATTGAACTGCTGCCAGTTTTAGATACTTTTCATCTTGCATTAAAGAATCCTACTCAAAAAGTAGAAGATGTGCGAGAGGGGATGGAATTATTATACGCTCAGTTGCTCTCTGCTTTAGAAAAAAGTGGAGTTGTAGCGTTGGATTCATTAGGGGCTAAGTTTGATCCCCTCTATCATCAACCTCTTATGAAAGTGCCTTGTGATGAACCCGTGGATACTATCGTTGAAGAATTTCAAAAAGGATACTTGCTTCATGGAAAAGTATTACGTGCTGCACGTGTAAAAGTAAGTGATGGTCCTGGCAAGTCTCATCCAGAGAAGGATCTTAGTAAAACAAAATCAAAGTAA
- a CDS encoding zf-TFIIB domain-containing protein — protein sequence MQHQTTNCPGCKQTFTSFRFAGLHAVRCHYCRAVVKL from the coding sequence ATGCAACATCAGACAACCAATTGTCCAGGGTGTAAGCAAACGTTCACGTCGTTTCGTTTTGCTGGTCTTCATGCAGTGCGATGTCATTATTGTCGTGCTGTTGTCAAATTATAG
- a CDS encoding ArsR family transcriptional regulator, whose amino-acid sequence MTQKVTILRIRRVATENLNQDLQWFGSSLGLFNLRDKDSSCFRVFITLLKRARTSDLITSDEVAEKLDLSRGTVVHHLTKLMDAGIVMRVKGGYVLRDNNLQKVIRDVQRDIENIFTDLNKVAKEIDDQLGQNF is encoded by the coding sequence ATGACACAAAAAGTCACGATTCTGCGAATTCGCCGTGTTGCCACAGAAAACCTCAACCAAGATCTCCAGTGGTTTGGCTCATCATTAGGACTATTTAATCTGCGTGATAAGGATAGCAGTTGTTTTCGTGTATTTATTACCCTGCTTAAGCGCGCTCGGACTTCCGACCTCATCACATCAGATGAAGTTGCAGAAAAATTAGATTTAAGTCGAGGCACCGTCGTACATCATCTGACCAAACTTATGGATGCAGGAATAGTCATGCGAGTAAAAGGAGGATATGTACTGCGAGACAACAACCTGCAAAAAGTAATTCGCGATGTCCAAAGAGATATTGAAAACATCTTTACTGACCTAAACAAAGTAGCGAAAGAAATCGATGACCAGTTAGGTCAGAACTTCTAG
- the mutM gene encoding DNA-formamidopyrimidine glycosylase, which translates to MPELPEVETVVRKLRPRIVGKKVVDLVITDRKVVSSGLLKYVPFTIKAITRRGKYIFLETNKQFMMMVHLRMTGHFHYLVRGVQEQGHLSQEYRAGLFRFQDGSAMTFNEIRRFGRVEPLTLPEYDELLHRLGPDPFDVSVRKFCELLQEYPTANIKTKLLDQSCIAGIGNIYAQEALYHAGINPLHKIGEVSLPKLKLLHHQLVRILRLAIQKNGTTVSNYRHLDGKGDFAGYLAVYQKEKCPKGHTMESVKIGGRGTTYCSVCQR; encoded by the coding sequence ATGCCAGAATTACCTGAAGTGGAAACGGTGGTGCGAAAGCTGCGACCTCGTATTGTAGGGAAAAAAGTAGTAGACCTTGTGATTACAGATCGGAAGGTGGTTTCATCAGGATTATTGAAATATGTTCCATTTACAATCAAGGCAATTACACGTCGAGGAAAGTATATTTTCCTCGAAACGAATAAACAATTTATGATGATGGTCCATTTACGCATGACGGGACATTTTCATTATTTGGTGCGGGGTGTACAAGAACAAGGTCATCTTTCACAGGAGTATCGCGCGGGATTATTTCGTTTTCAAGATGGATCAGCGATGACGTTTAATGAGATTCGCCGTTTTGGTCGTGTTGAACCGTTGACATTACCTGAATATGATGAATTATTACATCGTCTTGGTCCAGATCCATTTGATGTGTCGGTGAGGAAGTTTTGTGAATTGTTGCAAGAGTATCCTACGGCAAATATCAAAACAAAATTGCTAGATCAATCCTGCATTGCAGGAATAGGTAATATCTATGCGCAAGAAGCGTTGTATCATGCAGGTATTAATCCTTTGCATAAGATTGGTGAAGTGTCATTACCAAAATTGAAACTATTGCACCATCAATTGGTGCGAATCTTACGGCTGGCGATACAAAAGAATGGTACGACAGTATCTAATTATCGACACCTTGATGGAAAAGGTGATTTTGCTGGATATTTGGCTGTGTATCAAAAAGAAAAATGTCCAAAAGGGCATACTATGGAAAGTGTTAAAATAGGCGGGCGTGGAACGACGTATTGTTCGGTTTGTCAGAGGTGA
- a CDS encoding NUDIX domain-containing protein, whose product MRVVGCFVEYAGKFLILKRGDTVHQPGAWCLPAGKIEAGETDLTAIMRELNEEIGYKTTPKEIEFLKIHDIDLDWGHLTFPTFRIKLNHPISVQLNSREHSAYLWVTAKECYEKKDLVSGFWELLEFIGYVKKN is encoded by the coding sequence ATGAGAGTCGTTGGCTGTTTTGTGGAGTACGCAGGAAAATTTCTTATTTTAAAACGCGGCGACACCGTCCACCAACCAGGAGCATGGTGTTTGCCGGCAGGCAAAATTGAAGCAGGTGAAACTGATCTTACTGCAATTATGAGAGAATTGAATGAAGAAATAGGATATAAAACTACACCCAAAGAGATTGAATTTCTCAAAATCCATGATATTGATCTTGATTGGGGACATCTGACTTTTCCGACATTTCGTATTAAATTAAATCACCCAATATCGGTTCAGCTTAATTCACGAGAACATAGCGCATATCTTTGGGTAACAGCAAAAGAATGCTATGAAAAGAAAGATTTGGTGAGTGGATTTTGGGAACTCTTAGAATTTATAGGATATGTAAAGAAAAATTGA